One part of the Brevundimonas sp. NIBR11 genome encodes these proteins:
- a CDS encoding SRPBCC domain-containing protein has product MSLKFEVSMRLSRPVHEVFEAVADPTKLSGYFTTGGAVGRLETGQTVQWDFADFPGAFPVEVVEVVQDEKIVLRWEANEGPPESGEGAAGAKYMTTVTMRFSPLDGDTRTLVCIAEEGWRDTPMGLKASYGNCMGWSQMLAAMKAFVEYGVNLREGAYR; this is encoded by the coding sequence ATGTCGCTGAAATTCGAGGTGTCGATGCGGCTTTCCCGACCCGTCCACGAGGTGTTCGAGGCGGTGGCCGATCCGACGAAACTGTCCGGCTATTTCACCACCGGCGGCGCGGTCGGGCGGCTGGAGACCGGCCAGACGGTCCAGTGGGATTTCGCCGACTTTCCCGGCGCCTTCCCGGTCGAGGTGGTCGAGGTCGTGCAGGACGAAAAGATCGTCTTGAGGTGGGAGGCGAACGAGGGTCCGCCCGAGAGCGGGGAGGGCGCGGCGGGCGCGAAATACATGACCACGGTGACCATGCGCTTCTCACCGCTGGACGGCGACACCCGCACCCTGGTCTGCATCGCCGAGGAGGGCTGGCGCGACACCCCGATGGGGCTCAAGGCTTCCTACGGCAACTGCATGGGCTGGTCCCAGATGCTTGCGGCCATGAAGGCGTTCGTCGAATACGGCGTCAACCTGCGCGAGGGCGCCTACCGCTGA